One window from the genome of Cucumis melo cultivar AY chromosome 12, USDA_Cmelo_AY_1.0, whole genome shotgun sequence encodes:
- the LOC127144216 gene encoding uncharacterized protein LOC127144216 produces MPPRRGTRRGGGRGGRGAGRGQPEAPPVAPAVDPNAPVTQADLAAIEQRYQDMLQAALAPFLAAQQNQAAPVQAEAAPAQAQAAPVQAQAVAPPAPEEAQPVPVQLSAEAKHLRDFRKYNPKTFDGSMDNPTKAQMWLTSIETIFRYMKCPEDQKVQCAVFFLEDRGTAWWETAERMLGGDVSKITWEQFKENFYAKFFSANVKHAKLQEFLNLEQGDMTVEQYDAEFDMLSRFAPDMVRDEAARTEKFVRGLRLDLQGIVRALRPATHADALRIALDLSLPERADASKAAGRGSALGQKRKVETQPDVAPQRTLRSGGVFQRHRRELAAAGRTLRELPACTTCGRVHGGRCLAGSGVCFRCRQPGHTADMCPRKPFETTPPQPSAAQQGRVFATTRQEAERAGTVVTGRGRGKGKGKLASDPK; encoded by the exons atgccgccacgtagaggtacacgccgaggaggtggtaggggaggcagaggagccggtcgtggccagccggaggcgccacctgttgcaccggcagtcgacccaaacgcaccggtcacccaggcggatctcgccgcgatagagcagcgttatcaggacatgctgcaagctgctttggcgcctttccttgccgcccagcagaaccaggccgcccctgttcaggccgaggccgcccctgctcaggcccaggccgcccctgttcaggctcaggccgtcgctcctccagcccctgaggaagctcaaccagtaccagttcaactgtcggccgaggcgaaacacttacgggatttcaggaagtataatcccaagacctttgacggatccatggacaaccccacaaaggcccaaatgtggttgacgtccatagagactattttccggtacatgaagtgcccagaagaccagaaggtgcagtgtgcagtcttcttcttggaggacaggggcaccgcctggtgggagaccgcggagagaatgctagggggcgatgtaagcaaaataacatgggagcagttcaaggagaacttctatgctaagtttttctccgccaatgtgaagcacgccaagctgcaagagttcctaaacttggagcaaggcgacatgacggtggagcagtacgacgccgagttcgatatgctgtcccgctttgctcccgatatggtaagagatgaggctgccaggacggagaaatttgttagaggactcaggctagaccttcagggcattgtcagagccctccgcccagccacgcatgctgatgcactacgtatagcactggatttgagcctgcctgagagagccgatgcgtctaaggctgccggcagagggtcagccttgggacagaagagaaaggttgagacgcagcctgacgtagcaccgcagcgaacactgaggtcaggaggtgtcttccagagacaccgacgggagcttgcagcagccgggaggactctgagagagctacccgcttgtactacctgcgggagagtccacggaggtcgttgcttggctggaagtggagtctgctttaggtgcagacagccggggcacactgctgatatgtgtcctcggaaaccctttgagacgacaccgccccagccttctgcggcccagcaggggagagttttcgccactacccggcaggaggccgagcgagctggcactgtggtgacag gtagaggacgaggcaagggcaagggcaagctggcgagcgacccgaagtga